The following is a genomic window from Micromonospora cathayae.
ACGGTCGACTGATCTTTCAGCGGTCGCGTCCGAGCGTGGGTAGACCGCCGCGAACGATCTGCGGGCGGGGCGGTGGTGGCCGCGTAGTGGTTCGTGGCGCTGGGGTGGCAGTCGACGGTCGAGTGCGCCGGAGTTCCCTCAGTGCTTGGGCGTCCTGCATCCGGCGGAGGTACCTGATGTCGCGCTCGACGTGCGGGCGGCCCTTCAGGCTGAGGAACCGCGTCAGGCCAGCCGGCTTCGGGCAGGTCCCGGTTCGTCGGGTCCGGCCCGAGCCAGCCAGCCAGCATGGGCCCTGCCGCGCCTGCCGACGCGGTTCCAACGGGCAAACCGGACCCGGTCCGAGCAGGTACGGCTGCTCAGTCGAGCAGTTGGTGATGGGCGAGTTCACGGTAGAGCGGGCAGCTGTCGAGCAGTTCCCGATGGGTGCCCTGGGCGACCACCCGGCCCTGGTCCATGACAACGATGAGGTCGGCTGCGACGACCGTGGACAGCCGGTGGGCGATCACGATGGCCGTCTGCCGGCCGTCCGTCGCTTTGACGACGTCCTGCACGACACGTTCGTTGGTGCTATCCAGATTGGAGGTCACCTCGTCGAGCAGCAGGACGGGAGAGCCGGCAAGGAAGGCCCGAGCAATGGCCAACCGCTGTCGCTCGCCGCCGCTCAGCAGCGCCCCCACCTCACCGACCTCAGCGTCGAGGAAGTCGTCGGCGGATCCGTCCGCCGGCAGGAGGTTGACCCGGCGCAGCGCGTCCAGGCATCTGTCGTCGGCGGCGTCGTGGGCACCGAGCAGCAGATTCTCGCGGATAGTGCCGGACAGCGCTGGAGCGTCCTGCTCGACGTAGGCGATGCGGCTGCGCAGGTGGTCGCGCGGAAGTTTGCGGACATCATGGCCGTGGTGCAGGATCGTGCCGCCGGACGGGTCGTAGAAGCGTTCGAGCAGGGCGAACAACGTCGACTTGCCGGCGCCGGACGGGCCCACGATCGCGGTGGTACGGCCGGTGGGGAAGTCCAGCGTGATCTTGTCCAGCGCGAGGCCTGGCGCGCGGTCGCTGCCGGTCGTGCGTCCCTGGTAACGGAAGGAGACCTCGCGCAGCGCGAACACCGGCGCCCCGGGCAGTGGCTCGCGTACGGCGGCGGCCGGGGCGTCCTGCTCGGGCTCCAGGGCCTCGATCGCCTTGATCCGGGTGAGGGCACCGAATGCCTCGCCGAGCATCGACAGCACCCCGCCGAACATGGTGATGGGCGCCGCCATCAGCAGCAGGTACATGAGGAACGCACTAAGGTCGCCGACCGTCAGCGCGCCCGAGGCGACGCGCAGGGCACCGGCCGCGACCACCGCGATGAGCAGTA
Proteins encoded in this region:
- a CDS encoding ABC transporter ATP-binding protein, yielding MSTLTAPALITSETRETPAPDTRVAGFPDAFALLRPYRMNIAVALVLGVAATGVAAAQPLLVASTVDSLRGGIPRDSVVALFALLVASAVLQGLQQLVLQRSAEKLAFDTRERLIRHIYRLPIAVLERRDRGDLVSRITTDVSHTRAILSSGLVELAVSVVAVIISLVMMALIDPVLLGLAVLAVITVIGVLVLIGSRTRPSGLRLQNAVGNLASVMSRALGAMRTIRSTVSTGREAHTAVRYAATALDAGLQVARLRAVIQTFTGMAVQLLLIAVVAAGALRVASGALTVGDLSAFLMYLLLMAAPITMFGGVLSMLGEAFGALTRIKAIEALEPEQDAPAAAVREPLPGAPVFALREVSFRYQGRTTGSDRAPGLALDKITLDFPTGRTTAIVGPSGAGKSTLFALLERFYDPSGGTILHHGHDVRKLPRDHLRSRIAYVEQDAPALSGTIRENLLLGAHDAADDRCLDALRRVNLLPADGSADDFLDAEVGEVGALLSGGERQRLAIARAFLAGSPVLLLDEVTSNLDSTNERVVQDVVKATDGRQTAIVIAHRLSTVVAADLIVVMDQGRVVAQGTHRELLDSCPLYRELAHHQLLD